A genomic window from Populus alba chromosome 19, ASM523922v2, whole genome shotgun sequence includes:
- the LOC118038712 gene encoding histone acetyltransferase MCC1 isoform X2 — MVNRKISHRPTICYRPIQPSDLEVLERLHADIFPIRYEEEFFQSVVHARDIVSWAAVDRSRPNGHSDELIGFVTARIVLAKETEIGDLLIYDPLKPDQTLVYILTLGVVETYRNLGIARSLIRQVIKYASSIPTCHAVYLHVISYNIPAIHLYKKMSFKCIRRLQGFYLINDQHYDSFLFVYYVNGGCSPCSPLELLVAAVSYMTSSLKTVAARLRKNEEESPKLPK, encoded by the exons ATGGTGAACCGAAAAATTTCTCATCGTCCAACCATATGCTACAGGCCTATACAACCTTCTGATTTGGAGGTATTAGAGCGATTACATGCTGATATATTTCCTATCAG GTACGAGGAAGAGTTTTTCCAAAGTGTTGTTCATGCACGTGATATTGTTTCCTGGGCCGCAGTCGACCGCAGTCGACCTAATGGTCACAGTGATGAACTTATTGGATTTGTTACGGCACGGATTGTACTGGCAAAAGAAACTGAG ATAGGAGATTTGCTCATATACGACCCCTTGAAACCAGATCAAACACTAGTTTACATCCTGACACTTGGAGTAGTAGAAACTTACAGAAATCTTGGAATAG CAAGGTCTCTCATTCGTCAGGTCATTAAATATGCTTCAAGTATTCCAACATGTCATGCAGTTTACCTGCATGTGATCTCTTACAACATTCCTGCTATTCATTTGTACAAAAAAATGTCATTCAAGTGTATACGAAGGTTGCAAGGCTTTTATCTAATCAACGACCAGCATTATGATTCATTCTTGTTTGTTTACTATGTAAATGGTGGTTGTTCTCCTTGCTCACCATT AGAGCTTCTTGTAGCTGCAGTGAGTTACATGACTAGCAGTCTCAAGACCGTAGCTGCGAGGCTAAGGAAAAATGAAGAGGAGTCACCAAAATTGCCCAAAT GA
- the LOC118038712 gene encoding histone acetyltransferase MCC1 isoform X1, producing the protein MVNRKISHRPTICYRPIQPSDLEVLERLHADIFPIRYEEEFFQSVVHARDIVSWAAVDRSRPNGHSDELIGFVTARIVLAKETEIGDLLIYDPLKPDQTLVYILTLGVVETYRNLGIARSLIRQVIKYASSIPTCHAVYLHVISYNIPAIHLYKKMSFKCIRRLQGFYLINDQHYDSFLFVYYVNGGCSPCSPLELLVAAVSYMTSSLKTVAARLRKNEEESPKLPKCKETNFLISI; encoded by the exons ATGGTGAACCGAAAAATTTCTCATCGTCCAACCATATGCTACAGGCCTATACAACCTTCTGATTTGGAGGTATTAGAGCGATTACATGCTGATATATTTCCTATCAG GTACGAGGAAGAGTTTTTCCAAAGTGTTGTTCATGCACGTGATATTGTTTCCTGGGCCGCAGTCGACCGCAGTCGACCTAATGGTCACAGTGATGAACTTATTGGATTTGTTACGGCACGGATTGTACTGGCAAAAGAAACTGAG ATAGGAGATTTGCTCATATACGACCCCTTGAAACCAGATCAAACACTAGTTTACATCCTGACACTTGGAGTAGTAGAAACTTACAGAAATCTTGGAATAG CAAGGTCTCTCATTCGTCAGGTCATTAAATATGCTTCAAGTATTCCAACATGTCATGCAGTTTACCTGCATGTGATCTCTTACAACATTCCTGCTATTCATTTGTACAAAAAAATGTCATTCAAGTGTATACGAAGGTTGCAAGGCTTTTATCTAATCAACGACCAGCATTATGATTCATTCTTGTTTGTTTACTATGTAAATGGTGGTTGTTCTCCTTGCTCACCATT AGAGCTTCTTGTAGCTGCAGTGAGTTACATGACTAGCAGTCTCAAGACCGTAGCTGCGAGGCTAAGGAAAAATGAAGAGGAGTCACCAAAATTGCCCAAATGTAAAGAAACCAATTTTCTTATATCAATATAA
- the LOC118038715 gene encoding serine/arginine-rich splicing factor RSZ21 isoform X2: protein MSRVYVGNLDPRVSERDLEDEFRMYGVLRSVWVARRPPGYAFVEFDDRRDAIDAIRALDGKNGWRVELSHNSKGGGGRSGDGHGRGGGEDSKCYECGEPGHFARECRLRIGSRGLGSSRRRSPSPRRRGSPSYGSYSPRGRRSPRRRSLSPRRGRSYSRSPPYHHGRRDSPYAIGD from the exons ATGTCTCGCGTTTATGTTGGGAATTTGGATCCGCGCGTCTCCGAGAGGGATCTCGAAGATGAATTCCGGATGTATGGTGTTCTTCGTAG TGTCTGGGTTGCTCGAAGGCCACCAGGATATGCATTTGTTGAGTTTGATGATCGCAGGGATGCTATAGATGCAATTCGCGCATTGGATG GAAAGAATGGCTGGCGTGTGGAGCTTTCTCATAATTCTAAGGGTGGTGGAGGCCGTAGTGGCGATGGACATGGACGTGGTGGAGGTGAGGACTCAAAATGTTATGAGTGTGGTGAACCTGGTCATTTTGCACGAGAGTGTCGCCTGCGCATTGGCTCACGAGGCTTGGGAAGTAGTCGTCGTCGAAGCCCTAGTCCTCGCCGCCGTGGAAGTCCAAGTTATGG GAGTTATAGCCCCCGTGGAAGAAGATCTCCAAGACGCCGGAGCCTTTCACCTCGCCGAGGTCGCAGCTATAGCAGGTCCCCTCCATATCATCATGGCCGCCGCGATTCACCTTATGCTATTGG CGACTGA
- the LOC118038715 gene encoding serine/arginine-rich splicing factor RSZ21 isoform X1, with amino-acid sequence MSRVYVGNLDPRVSERDLEDEFRMYGVLRSVWVARRPPGYAFVEFDDRRDAIDAIRALDGKNGWRVELSHNSKGGGGRSGDGHGRGGGEDSKCYECGEPGHFARECRLRIGSRGLGSSRRRSPSPRRRGSPSYGYGRRSYSPRGRRSPRRRSLSPRRGRSYSRSPPYHHGRRDSPYAIGD; translated from the exons ATGTCTCGCGTTTATGTTGGGAATTTGGATCCGCGCGTCTCCGAGAGGGATCTCGAAGATGAATTCCGGATGTATGGTGTTCTTCGTAG TGTCTGGGTTGCTCGAAGGCCACCAGGATATGCATTTGTTGAGTTTGATGATCGCAGGGATGCTATAGATGCAATTCGCGCATTGGATG GAAAGAATGGCTGGCGTGTGGAGCTTTCTCATAATTCTAAGGGTGGTGGAGGCCGTAGTGGCGATGGACATGGACGTGGTGGAGGTGAGGACTCAAAATGTTATGAGTGTGGTGAACCTGGTCATTTTGCACGAGAGTGTCGCCTGCGCATTGGCTCACGAGGCTTGGGAAGTAGTCGTCGTCGAAGCCCTAGTCCTCGCCGCCGTGGAAGTCCAAGTTATGGGTATGGGCGCAG GAGTTATAGCCCCCGTGGAAGAAGATCTCCAAGACGCCGGAGCCTTTCACCTCGCCGAGGTCGCAGCTATAGCAGGTCCCCTCCATATCATCATGGCCGCCGCGATTCACCTTATGCTATTGG CGACTGA